A window from Malania oleifera isolate guangnan ecotype guangnan chromosome 7, ASM2987363v1, whole genome shotgun sequence encodes these proteins:
- the LOC131160447 gene encoding uncharacterized protein LOC131160447 produces MGQVFDKFQGKQWRHRQVKVITDKVFDHFKNQFGTANLTFEDLYIAVLLIYNDINKHLPGPHFDPPSKEQVRTTMQTCDFNLDGELDREEFVKFIQYLTADALVVVSRGLILTLIVAPTVAVATKKATEGIPGVGKVVQRLPNSIYASLITLAALMFERSAHEFE; encoded by the exons ATGGGGCAGGTCTTTGACAAATTCCAAG GTAAGCAGTGGAGGCACAGGCAAGTGAAAGTAATCACAGATAAGGTTTTTGAtcatttcaaaaatcaatttggAACAGCTAATTTGACATTTGAGGATCTATATATTGCTGTACTACTTATTTACAA TGATATAAATAAGCATTTGCCTGGGCCCCATTTTGATCCCCCCTCCAAGGAGCAAGTTCGAACTACGATGCAG ACCTGTGATTTCAATCTTGATGGTGAACTTGATCGTGAAGAATTTGTGAAGTTCATTCAGTATTTGACAGCTGATGCACTCGTTGTTGTTAGTCGGGGACTCATCCTCACTTTGATTGTAGCGCCAACAGTTGCGGTAGCAACAAAGAAAGCGACGGAGGGTATCCCTGGAGTCGGGAAGGTGGTGCAAAGGTTGCCCAATTCAATTTATGCGTCACTCATAACCCTTGCAGCTTTGATGTTCGAAAGATCAGCCCATGAATTTGAGTAG